The Poseidonibacter antarcticus genome includes a region encoding these proteins:
- a CDS encoding M20/M25/M40 family metallo-hydrolase, protein MSQIINIFKEITSIPRCSGTHTPFINYMKEISSKAGFICLTDSHNNILVKKQNSKAKLAFQSHYDIVCLSDNCVPVIVENGDIISAQNSTLGSDNGIGCSYMIQLILDGVDGEFLFTSDEEIGLIGTNNLDIEIKAPYMLNLDSEEEAGICIGCAGGVDIFATNSNKKIIVNDENLDLYEISISKLQGGHSGVDIDKNIPNAIKLIAKTIKEANAKLLDINGGERINSIPVKVKAIVASKTTPIASHENMTIEKIDTKSEHLNIFDDKIIDFLYNFENGVRSLNVELGVVQNSINLAIISTNQDNIKIELSARSMANDELANLKDETIKMLEAHNFTVTTDGKYPAWKPDVNEFTNKVLEIYKEVNPKASLEAIHAGLECAIFKDKYPHIKVASIGPTIDFPHSKKEQVSIKSVEHVFEVVQKIVKEIC, encoded by the coding sequence TTGAGCCAAATAATAAATATATTTAAAGAAATCACTTCAATTCCTAGATGTTCAGGAACTCACACACCATTTATAAACTATATGAAAGAAATATCTTCAAAAGCTGGATTTATCTGTCTAACAGATTCACATAATAATATTTTAGTAAAAAAGCAAAACTCAAAAGCAAAACTAGCTTTTCAATCACACTATGATATTGTTTGTTTAAGTGATAATTGTGTTCCAGTTATTGTAGAAAATGGCGATATTATATCTGCACAAAACTCAACACTTGGGAGTGATAATGGAATTGGTTGTTCTTATATGATACAACTAATCTTAGATGGAGTTGATGGAGAATTCCTTTTTACATCTGATGAAGAAATAGGACTAATTGGTACAAATAATTTAGACATAGAAATCAAAGCTCCTTATATGTTAAATCTTGATAGTGAAGAAGAAGCAGGAATTTGTATTGGTTGTGCAGGTGGCGTTGATATTTTTGCTACAAATTCAAATAAAAAAATTATTGTAAATGATGAAAATCTTGATTTATATGAAATAAGTATTTCAAAACTCCAAGGTGGACACTCAGGAGTTGATATTGATAAAAATATACCAAATGCAATAAAACTAATAGCAAAAACAATAAAAGAAGCAAATGCAAAACTATTAGATATAAATGGGGGGGAGAGAATAAACTCTATTCCAGTAAAAGTAAAAGCAATAGTTGCATCAAAAACTACACCAATTGCATCTCATGAAAATATGACAATAGAAAAAATAGATACAAAAAGTGAACACTTAAATATATTTGATGATAAAATTATTGACTTTTTATATAACTTTGAAAATGGCGTTAGATCTTTAAATGTGGAGTTAGGAGTTGTTCAAAATTCTATAAATCTAGCAATTATCTCAACAAATCAAGATAATATAAAAATCGAATTATCAGCAAGATCAATGGCGAATGATGAATTAGCAAATTTAAAAGATGAAACAATAAAAATGCTAGAAGCACATAACTTTACAGTTACAACAGATGGAAAATATCCAGCATGGAAGCCAGATGTAAATGAGTTTACAAATAAAGTATTAGAAATATACAAAGAAGTAAATCCAAAAGCATCACTTGAAGCAATTCATGCAGGATTAGAGTGTGCAATTTTTAAAGATAAATATCCACATATAAAAGTAGCTTCAATTGGACCAACAATTGATTTTCCACATTCAAAGAAAGAACAAGTTTCAATAAAATCTGTTGAGCATGTTTTTGAAGTTGTTCAAAAGATAGTTAAAGAGATTTGCTAA
- a CDS encoding DUF1853 family protein encodes MFKIDTPMHNQFKGFCQTPSLFEDTFYDLEIFEIENINIDSFNINNIQILQQLPLGKRVEFFFDEIIQQSSRYERIIKNKQIIHNKHTFGEIDFILFDKKKEKYIHIEMQYKFYVYDDSFENEIDRYIGPNRSDTLLLKLQKLKNKQFPLLFKEETKLYLDDIDLDNIEQKILFKGNIFLPRHLRDEKLTLVNNSCISGYYLSFKQFMEDDSFKQMSLFVPHRFDWLSDPKSNENWKSYDEAKKEIEFFANIKASPLIWSKEIINGETVIERFFVTWW; translated from the coding sequence GTGTTTAAAATAGATACTCCAATGCACAACCAATTCAAAGGCTTTTGCCAAACTCCATCTTTATTTGAAGACACATTTTATGATTTAGAAATATTTGAAATAGAAAATATAAATATTGATAGTTTTAATATTAATAATATTCAAATACTTCAACAACTTCCATTAGGGAAGAGGGTAGAGTTCTTTTTTGATGAGATTATTCAACAATCTTCTAGATATGAAAGAATAATAAAAAATAAACAAATTATTCATAATAAACACACATTTGGCGAAATAGATTTTATTCTTTTTGATAAAAAAAAAGAAAAATATATTCATATTGAGATGCAGTATAAGTTTTATGTTTATGATGATAGCTTTGAAAATGAGATTGATAGATATATAGGTCCAAATAGAAGTGATACATTGTTATTAAAGTTACAAAAACTTAAAAATAAACAATTCCCTTTGCTTTTTAAAGAAGAAACAAAACTGTATTTAGATGATATTGATTTAGATAATATTGAGCAAAAGATTCTTTTTAAAGGTAATATCTTTCTTCCTAGGCATTTAAGAGATGAAAAACTTACCCTTGTAAATAACTCTTGTATAAGTGGATATTATTTAAGTTTTAAGCAGTTTATGGAAGATGATTCATTTAAACAAATGTCTTTATTTGTTCCTCATAGATTTGATTGGTTAAGTGACCCTAAATCAAATGAAAACTGGAAAAGTTATGATGAAGCAAAAAAAGAAATAGAATTTTTTGCAAATATAAAAGCTTCACCACTTATTTGGTCAAAAGAAATAATAAATGGCGAAACGGTTATTGAAAGATTTTTTGTAACTTGGTGGTAA
- a CDS encoding prephenate dehydratase, giving the protein MKNKVISYQGIQGAYSHLAYKHVFPSSLAIACETFQDAMELVENGKADFAMIPIENSSAGRVEEIYRLIPKMKLHILDEHFEPVNHCLLALKGSTIKDIKNVSSHPQALAQCSKKLNNYHFHTIAKFDTAGAAQELVEQNDKTHAAVASALAAELYDLEILDDDFGDFKGNTTRFLILSKETSIPKKDKNTSYITSLVFNVRNIPSALYKALGGFATNGINLIKLESYSMAGSMKASQFHVDIDAHIEEKNLQLALEELHFFANEVKVLGVYKRNSYRDVMKDLS; this is encoded by the coding sequence ATGAAAAACAAAGTTATTTCTTATCAAGGTATACAAGGTGCTTATTCTCATCTTGCTTATAAACATGTGTTTCCAAGCTCTCTTGCAATTGCTTGTGAAACTTTTCAAGATGCAATGGAATTAGTTGAAAATGGTAAAGCCGATTTTGCAATGATACCTATTGAAAACTCATCTGCTGGTAGAGTTGAAGAGATATATAGATTGATTCCTAAAATGAAGTTACATATTCTAGATGAACATTTTGAACCTGTAAATCATTGTCTTCTTGCTTTAAAAGGAAGTACAATAAAAGATATAAAAAATGTATCATCTCATCCTCAAGCACTTGCTCAATGTAGTAAAAAACTAAATAATTACCATTTTCATACAATCGCAAAATTTGATACAGCAGGAGCTGCGCAAGAATTAGTAGAACAAAATGATAAAACACACGCAGCAGTAGCCTCTGCTTTAGCTGCAGAACTTTATGATTTAGAAATATTAGATGATGATTTTGGAGATTTTAAAGGTAATACTACTAGATTTTTGATTCTCTCAAAAGAAACAAGTATTCCAAAAAAAGATAAAAATACTTCATATATCACATCATTAGTTTTTAACGTAAGAAATATACCATCAGCATTATACAAAGCCTTAGGTGGATTTGCTACAAATGGAATAAACTTAATTAAATTAGAAAGTTATTCAATGGCAGGAAGTATGAAAGCAAGTCAATTTCATGTAGATATAGATGCACATATAGAAGAAAAAAATCTACAACTAGCACTAGAAGAATTACACTTTTTTGCCAATGAAGTTAAAGTTTTAGGTGTTTATAAAAGAAATAGTTATCGTGATGTTATGAAAGATTTATCTTAA
- a CDS encoding restriction endonuclease translates to MFSTIKNIFSNKNKEIELKEKELALKEKELELKDREINLKKENFNFTAEIKKSKEKENVKKSEEIKKKPSGKVKKEYTLEQKKAYSLRMKEQKEKGKKFEEFVANHFKLDGYKTILNGIKRGKKDKGIDIVCTKDEELILIQCKNWKENSKYKIKHTHLKEFIGNCTVYVNDNNLLDKRIKLKFITSNYVIDDSAKKYLEENQILQYEIFDFK, encoded by the coding sequence ATGTTTTCAACAATTAAAAATATATTTAGTAATAAAAATAAAGAGATTGAACTAAAAGAGAAAGAATTAGCTTTAAAAGAGAAAGAACTTGAGTTAAAAGATAGAGAAATAAATCTAAAGAAAGAAAATTTTAATTTTACTGCTGAAATAAAGAAATCTAAAGAAAAAGAAAATGTAAAAAAAAGTGAAGAAATAAAAAAAAAGCCATCAGGTAAAGTAAAAAAAGAATACACTCTTGAACAAAAGAAAGCTTATTCATTGAGAATGAAGGAACAAAAAGAAAAAGGCAAGAAATTTGAAGAATTTGTAGCAAACCACTTTAAATTAGATGGATATAAAACTATTTTAAATGGAATAAAAAGAGGTAAAAAGGATAAGGGAATTGACATTGTATGTACAAAAGATGAAGAGTTAATCTTAATACAATGTAAAAATTGGAAAGAAAATAGTAAGTACAAAATAAAACATACACATTTAAAAGAATTTATAGGTAATTGTACTGTATATGTAAATGATAATAATTTGTTAGATAAACGAATTAAATTAAAATTTATCACTTCAAATTATGTAATAGATGATAGTGCAAAAAAATATTTAGAAGAAAATCAAATTTTACAATATGAAATATTTGATTTTAAATAA
- a CDS encoding TIGR02453 family protein, translating to MNFNGFKKEGINFLKELEMNNTKVWFENNRHIWEEHILRPNVAFVEEMGETLEMLVPTIKAKPKVSGSLFKIYRDTRFSKDKTPMKDKIGILFWQGQAHRMQSSSYYLFYDVNQYFIATGIRTFKPPLLKAYRKYIQNKTNARNLHNILEDIKKKGYQLPEPKYKRLPQGFDKDNEYAYLSKYNAIFGFQTYKLDETFYSEKIIDKAFNVFQDMDSLREWLYELTLTVED from the coding sequence ATGAACTTTAATGGATTTAAAAAAGAAGGTATTAACTTCTTAAAAGAGCTTGAAATGAACAATACAAAAGTTTGGTTTGAAAATAATCGACATATTTGGGAAGAGCATATTTTAAGACCAAATGTTGCTTTTGTAGAAGAAATGGGTGAAACACTAGAAATGCTAGTCCCGACTATAAAAGCCAAACCTAAGGTATCGGGTTCATTATTTAAAATATATAGAGATACGAGATTTTCAAAAGATAAAACACCAATGAAAGATAAAATTGGAATTTTATTTTGGCAAGGTCAAGCACATAGAATGCAAAGTTCTAGCTATTATCTTTTTTATGATGTAAATCAATACTTTATTGCAACAGGAATTAGAACATTTAAACCACCATTATTAAAAGCTTATAGAAAATATATCCAAAATAAAACAAATGCAAGAAACTTACATAATATTCTAGAAGATATAAAGAAAAAAGGTTATCAACTTCCAGAACCTAAATACAAAAGATTGCCTCAAGGTTTTGATAAAGATAATGAATATGCTTATCTTTCAAAATATAATGCAATTTTTGGTTTTCAGACATATAAGTTAGACGAGACTTTTTATAGTGAAAAAATCATTGATAAAGCTTTTAATGTATTTCAAGATATGGATAGTTTGAGAGAATGGTTATATGAGCTTACTTTAACAGTTGAAGATTAG
- a CDS encoding class I SAM-dependent methyltransferase, translating into MKLIEENITQTLEEIYLIETLNLDNKTILELGCGSASMTKQLAMNGSNRKIIACEVDEEQHKKNLNLDIENIEFKLNGAQNIELEDKSVDMIFMFKSFHHIPYDLMKKALSEIKRVLKPNGLAYISEPLFKGGQNELIAMFHNEQQVRIDAFEHIKEAVEEEQFKLFREIFFQTELIYEDFEDFKTRQMNLSYNDNNITKELEEEIKNKFNSFNDGKKTSFMKPFRVDILQNI; encoded by the coding sequence ATGAAATTAATTGAAGAAAATATTACACAAACTTTAGAAGAGATTTATTTAATTGAAACATTAAACTTAGATAATAAAACAATTTTAGAACTAGGATGTGGAAGTGCATCAATGACAAAACAATTAGCTATGAATGGTTCAAATAGAAAAATAATCGCTTGTGAAGTTGATGAAGAACAACATAAAAAGAACTTAAACCTAGATATTGAAAATATTGAATTTAAATTAAATGGTGCTCAAAATATTGAACTAGAAGATAAGAGTGTTGATATGATTTTTATGTTTAAATCATTTCATCATATTCCATACGATTTAATGAAAAAAGCATTAAGTGAAATAAAAAGAGTTTTGAAACCAAATGGTTTAGCTTATATTTCTGAACCACTTTTTAAAGGTGGACAAAATGAATTAATTGCAATGTTTCATAATGAACAACAAGTTAGAATTGATGCATTTGAACATATTAAAGAAGCAGTTGAAGAAGAGCAATTTAAACTTTTTAGAGAAATATTTTTTCAAACAGAACTCATATATGAAGACTTTGAAGATTTTAAAACTCGTCAAATGAATTTATCATACAATGACAATAATATTACAAAAGAATTAGAAGAAGAGATCAAAAACAAATTCAATAGTTTTAATGATGGAAAAAAAACTTCATTTATGAAACCTTTTAGAGTTGATATTCTACAAAATATATAA
- the ligA gene encoding NAD-dependent DNA ligase LigA — protein sequence MTNNEYITKIEKLIKWAHAYYVEDNPSASDEEYDLLSRECLAYEQTNPKLSHPNSPNKRVGGFVLEGFKKAKHLSRMWSQEDVFNTKELEDWINRAKKVSTNLEFYCEPKFDGASLNLIYENGLLKQAITRGDGSVGEDITNNVKTIHSIPLQIKEKSLLEIRGEIVIKKADFEKINQDRLKNNEQLFANPRNAAAGSLRQLDPSITAKRKLFFNVWGVGENSLEFDKNSEMMEYIYSLGFANPPMTTKTKTVEGIEKLYHEIIAARNSVEMMLDGMVIKIDDLGIQEELGNTVKFPRYSCAYKFPAVEKTTKIVNIIQQVGRTGVITPVAVVEPTLIDGSTVERASLHNYDEIARLDLRINDEVIIIKSGDIIPKITKVFTDRRDGTQKEIQRPTKCPRCSSQLLDEGTLIKCQNLDCPSIVANSIIYFASKNCMNIDGLGIKIVEQLVREKKIYDILDLYSLDYEKLQDLEGFKEKKINNLLNSIENTKGTTLHRVINALGIEHIGEVASKQICLEFGLNVINIDLDSLVALDGIGEQMAKSFTEFMRINNELVLKLLDIIKPEVEEKIEIEENNFKDKTIVLTGTMSVSRGIIKKQLEALGAKVGSSVSKKTDYLIYGEDAGSKYTKAIDLKVTTLNEEEMNSMIK from the coding sequence ATGACAAACAACGAATACATTACAAAAATAGAAAAACTTATAAAATGGGCGCATGCTTATTATGTTGAAGATAATCCAAGTGCAAGTGATGAAGAATATGATTTATTAAGTAGAGAATGTCTAGCATACGAACAAACTAATCCAAAACTTTCTCATCCAAACTCACCAAATAAAAGAGTTGGAGGATTTGTATTAGAAGGATTTAAAAAAGCAAAACACCTAAGCAGAATGTGGTCGCAAGAAGATGTATTTAACACAAAAGAATTAGAAGATTGGATTAATAGAGCAAAAAAAGTTAGTACCAATTTAGAGTTTTATTGTGAACCTAAATTTGATGGGGCTTCTTTAAATCTTATTTATGAAAATGGTTTATTAAAACAAGCTATTACAAGAGGTGATGGAAGTGTTGGTGAAGATATTACAAACAATGTAAAAACAATACACTCTATTCCACTTCAAATAAAAGAAAAATCTCTATTAGAAATTAGAGGTGAAATTGTTATTAAAAAAGCAGACTTTGAAAAAATAAATCAAGATAGACTAAAAAACAATGAACAACTATTCGCGAACCCTAGAAATGCAGCAGCTGGAAGTTTAAGACAGCTTGATCCTAGTATTACAGCAAAAAGAAAACTATTTTTTAATGTTTGGGGTGTTGGAGAAAATAGTTTAGAATTTGATAAAAATAGCGAAATGATGGAATATATCTATTCTTTAGGTTTTGCAAATCCACCAATGACAACAAAAACAAAAACAGTAGAAGGTATTGAAAAACTTTATCACGAAATTATTGCAGCTAGAAATAGTGTAGAAATGATGCTAGATGGAATGGTAATAAAAATTGATGATTTAGGAATTCAAGAAGAGTTAGGAAATACAGTTAAATTTCCTAGATATTCTTGTGCTTATAAATTTCCAGCAGTTGAAAAAACTACAAAAATAGTAAATATTATCCAACAAGTAGGACGAACAGGAGTTATAACACCAGTTGCGGTTGTAGAACCAACTTTGATAGATGGATCAACAGTTGAGCGAGCTAGTTTACATAATTATGATGAAATTGCAAGACTTGATTTAAGAATCAATGATGAGGTTATTATCATAAAAAGTGGAGATATTATTCCAAAAATTACAAAAGTCTTTACAGATAGACGTGATGGAACTCAAAAAGAAATACAAAGACCAACAAAATGTCCAAGATGTTCATCTCAACTACTTGATGAAGGAACTCTAATAAAATGCCAAAACCTTGATTGTCCAAGTATTGTAGCAAATTCTATAATCTATTTTGCAAGTAAAAATTGTATGAATATAGATGGTTTGGGTATTAAAATTGTTGAACAACTTGTTCGTGAAAAAAAGATATATGATATTTTAGATTTATATTCATTAGACTATGAAAAACTACAAGACCTCGAAGGATTTAAAGAGAAAAAAATCAATAATCTTTTAAATTCAATTGAAAATACAAAAGGAACAACACTTCATAGAGTGATAAACGCTTTAGGAATTGAACATATTGGAGAAGTTGCTTCAAAACAAATATGCTTAGAGTTTGGACTTAATGTTATAAATATTGATTTAGATTCATTAGTTGCACTTGATGGTATTGGTGAACAAATGGCAAAATCTTTTACAGAATTTATGAGAATTAATAATGAGTTAGTTCTAAAACTACTTGATATAATTAAACCAGAAGTTGAAGAAAAAATAGAAATTGAAGAAAATAATTTTAAAGATAAAACAATAGTTTTAACAGGAACTATGAGTGTAAGTCGTGGAATTATAAAAAAACAACTTGAGGCACTTGGTGCAAAAGTTGGTTCATCTGTCTCTAAAAAAACTGACTATTTAATCTATGGTGAAGATGCAGGAAGTAAGTATACGAAAGCTATTGATTTAAAAGTTACAACTCTAAATGAAGAGGAAATGAACTCAATGATTAAATAA
- a CDS encoding acyl-CoA thioesterase gives MSEDIKREKSLTMTMLMTPDKANFSGKNVHGGEILKMLDHVAYACAARYTGLYAVTLSVDMVLFENPIKIGSLVTFHASVNYTGRTSMEIGIKVISEDIKDHTIKNTNVCYFTMIAVDEEGKPTPVPKLALVTEDDKRRYEDAIRRRESRMIARNQKNS, from the coding sequence ATGAGTGAAGATATAAAAAGAGAAAAATCGTTAACTATGACAATGTTAATGACACCTGATAAAGCAAACTTTTCTGGTAAAAATGTGCATGGTGGTGAAATATTAAAAATGCTTGACCATGTTGCATATGCTTGTGCAGCAAGATATACAGGATTATACGCAGTTACATTATCAGTTGATATGGTATTATTTGAAAATCCTATTAAAATTGGTTCATTAGTTACATTTCATGCATCTGTAAACTATACAGGTAGAACTTCAATGGAAATTGGTATTAAAGTAATTTCAGAAGATATTAAAGATCATACTATCAAAAATACAAATGTATGTTATTTTACAATGATTGCTGTTGATGAAGAAGGTAAACCAACACCTGTTCCTAAATTAGCTCTTGTAACAGAAGATGATAAAAGAAGATATGAAGATGCAATTAGAAGAAGAGAATCTAGAATGATTGCAAGAAACCAAAAAAATAGTTAA
- a CDS encoding ABC-F family ATP-binding cassette domain-containing protein, producing the protein MVQTVNLKKAFGSRVLFQDINIKLDSGKRYGLIGANGAGKTTFLKILSGVEDATEGEVQVQNGKKVGTLGQNQFAYEEYSIFDTVLLGNKRLYDAIKEKEKLYLEEYTDAIGDRLGELEMVCCEEDPTYEYDVKITKILEDLGFPASQQSDLMSTLTGGDKFKVLLAQVLYPRPDVLFLDEPTNNLDIATIGWLENQLQHHDGTMVVISHDRHFLNAVCTNILDVDYKQIREFSGTYDDWYIASTLIAKQNETDVNKKLKEKEELEKFIARFSANASKARQATSRQKQLDKLDVGSIQVSSRRDPSIIFKQKREVGKELLSLKNITKSFDGKVVLNDISFTVEKDDKIALIGPNGIGKTTMCEIIVENIKPDSGIVHWGATIQNGYFPQNATDLIAGDMTLYDWLRGFDRDADISEIRNCLGRMLFNGTEQEKSVKSCSGGEKHRMMLSKIMLEQPNFMVLDEPTNHLDLEAIIALGEGLLSYPGSVICVSHDRELLDVYANRIIEIQNDGTILDFKGSYEEYIEQKKS; encoded by the coding sequence ATGGTTCAAACTGTAAACCTTAAAAAAGCTTTTGGTTCAAGAGTTTTATTTCAAGATATAAATATAAAATTAGATTCAGGGAAAAGATATGGTCTTATTGGTGCAAATGGTGCTGGTAAAACAACTTTTTTAAAAATCTTGTCAGGTGTTGAAGATGCAACAGAAGGTGAAGTTCAAGTTCAAAATGGTAAAAAAGTTGGGACTTTAGGACAAAATCAATTTGCATATGAAGAGTATTCAATTTTCGATACTGTACTTTTAGGAAATAAAAGATTATATGATGCTATTAAAGAAAAAGAAAAACTTTATTTAGAAGAGTATACAGATGCTATTGGTGATAGACTAGGTGAACTAGAAATGGTATGTTGTGAAGAAGATCCAACTTACGAATATGATGTGAAAATTACTAAAATCCTTGAAGATTTAGGTTTCCCTGCTTCTCAACAAAGTGATTTAATGTCTACTCTTACAGGTGGAGATAAATTTAAAGTTTTACTTGCTCAAGTTTTATATCCAAGACCAGATGTTTTATTTTTAGATGAGCCTACGAATAATCTTGATATTGCTACTATTGGTTGGTTAGAAAACCAATTACAACATCATGATGGTACTATGGTTGTTATTTCTCATGATAGACACTTTTTAAATGCTGTTTGTACAAATATTTTAGATGTTGATTATAAACAAATTAGAGAGTTCTCAGGAACTTATGATGATTGGTATATCGCTTCTACATTAATTGCAAAACAAAATGAAACAGATGTTAATAAAAAACTTAAAGAAAAAGAAGAACTTGAAAAATTCATTGCTAGATTCTCTGCAAATGCATCAAAAGCTAGACAAGCAACTTCTAGACAAAAACAACTTGATAAATTAGACGTTGGTTCAATTCAAGTTTCTTCAAGACGTGATCCATCAATTATCTTTAAACAAAAAAGAGAAGTTGGTAAAGAGTTATTAAGCCTTAAGAATATTACAAAATCATTTGATGGGAAAGTAGTATTAAATGATATTTCTTTTACTGTTGAAAAAGATGATAAAATTGCATTAATTGGACCAAATGGTATTGGTAAAACTACAATGTGTGAAATAATTGTTGAAAATATTAAACCAGATTCAGGAATTGTACATTGGGGGGCTACTATTCAAAATGGATATTTCCCACAAAATGCAACAGATTTAATTGCTGGTGATATGACTTTATATGATTGGTTAAGAGGTTTTGATAGAGATGCTGATATTTCTGAAATTAGAAATTGTCTTGGAAGAATGCTATTTAATGGAACTGAGCAAGAAAAATCTGTTAAATCTTGTTCAGGTGGTGAAAAACATAGAATGATGCTTTCTAAAATTATGTTAGAACAACCAAATTTTATGGTTTTAGATGAGCCTACGAATCATCTTGATTTAGAAGCTATTATTGCATTAGGAGAAGGTTTACTTTCATATCCTGGTTCTGTTATTTGTGTATCACATGATAGGGAATTATTAGATGTTTATGCAAATAGAATTATTGAAATTCAAAATGATGGAACTATTTTAGATTTCAAAGGAAGTTATGAAGAATATATTGAGCAAAAGAAATCTTAA
- a CDS encoding TOBE domain-containing protein — protein sequence MEFVSSLTLLNAKTPFLLEKRILLLKAILEYGSISKAAKSVPMSYKSAWDAINSINNLCSQVVVTKETGGIGGGGASVTEYGKNLIKSYSILQKEHEKFLEKLTKITDFNSGNLKSLQRFSMQISARNQLLARIEEINIDKVNANIILRTKSNKRLVSSISRNSVDNLLLEVGKEVIAVFKSNNVMIATNELKGFSARNKIKGHITKLTFSEVNCEVNVLVNDADVITSVITSESAKQLDLKIDQEIYAIIKSSDIMIGN from the coding sequence ATGGAATTTGTATCATCATTAACACTGTTAAATGCTAAAACACCTTTTTTATTAGAAAAAAGAATTTTATTATTAAAAGCAATTTTAGAATATGGATCAATAAGTAAGGCAGCAAAAAGTGTACCAATGAGTTATAAAAGTGCATGGGATGCTATTAATAGTATTAATAATCTTTGCTCACAAGTTGTTGTTACAAAAGAAACAGGTGGAATTGGTGGTGGTGGGGCAAGTGTTACAGAATATGGAAAAAACTTGATTAAAAGTTATTCTATTTTACAAAAAGAACATGAAAAGTTTTTAGAAAAACTTACAAAAATCACTGATTTTAATTCAGGTAATTTAAAATCATTACAAAGGTTTAGCATGCAAATAAGTGCAAGAAATCAATTATTAGCAAGAATTGAAGAGATTAATATTGATAAGGTAAATGCAAATATTATTTTAAGAACAAAAAGTAATAAAAGATTAGTTTCTTCAATTTCAAGAAATTCTGTTGATAACTTATTACTCGAAGTAGGAAAAGAAGTTATCGCAGTTTTCAAATCAAATAATGTAATGATTGCAACAAATGAATTAAAAGGTTTTAGTGCAAGAAATAAAATAAAAGGACATATCACTAAACTAACTTTTAGTGAAGTTAATTGTGAAGTTAATGTCTTAGTAAATGATGCAGATGTAATAACTTCTGTAATCACAAGTGAATCAGCAAAACAGTTGGATCTTAAAATAGATCAAGAAATATATGCAATTATAAAATCTTCTGATATTATGATTGGTAACTAA
- the modA gene encoding molybdate ABC transporter substrate-binding protein → MNKLIIVMVLLGLNLNAKTITVAVAANVSYAIEELIKEFNVKNPDTKVNVTLGSSGKLTAQITHGAPYDLFMAANMKYPQSLYDNAYAINKPVIYAKGSLAFFSSKNLDYSKDIKTLLEDEGIKQIAIANPKTAPYGKASFEALKNAKVFNNIKSKFVFAESISQTISYAVTATDIGMVAKSSLYSSKMTQYKENINWKEVDAKLYTPINQGIVILKKAKNDKEALAFYDFILGKKAKAIFEKYGYLVK, encoded by the coding sequence ATTAACAAACTAATAATTGTTATGGTTTTACTAGGATTAAACCTTAACGCAAAAACTATTACTGTTGCAGTTGCAGCTAATGTATCTTACGCAATAGAAGAACTAATAAAAGAGTTTAATGTAAAAAATCCTGATACAAAAGTAAATGTAACTTTAGGAAGTAGCGGAAAACTAACTGCACAAATAACACATGGTGCACCATATGATTTATTTATGGCTGCAAATATGAAATATCCACAAAGTTTATATGATAATGCTTATGCAATAAATAAACCAGTAATTTATGCAAAAGGTTCATTAGCATTTTTTAGTAGTAAAAATTTAGATTATTCAAAAGATATAAAAACACTCTTAGAAGATGAAGGTATAAAACAAATTGCAATTGCAAATCCTAAAACAGCTCCTTATGGAAAAGCAAGTTTTGAAGCATTAAAAAATGCAAAAGTTTTTAATAATATTAAATCTAAGTTTGTATTTGCAGAATCAATATCTCAAACAATTTCTTATGCAGTTACAGCAACTGATATTGGAATGGTTGCAAAATCATCTTTGTATTCAAGTAAAATGACACAATACAAAGAAAATATAAATTGGAAAGAAGTAGATGCAAAACTATATACTCCAATAAATCAAGGTATAGTAATATTGAAAAAAGCAAAGAATGATAAAGAAGCCTTAGCTTTTTATGATTTTATTTTAGGTAAAAAAGCAAAAGCAATTTTTGAAAAGTATGGATATTTAGTAAAATGA